AAAACCTAGTGGTCAGGTTCCTATGTCTGAAAGAACATGCTATGCTTGTGGGGAAAAGGGTCATTTATCCTACACATGTCCAAAAACTAGCCAGGCTAGTGGGGAAGTGGTTCAAGGTCAGGAAAACTTCTAAGGGCTGGGCTTGTGCCCAAAAGTACAGCCCCCGATTCTGATAGTGATAAAAGTGGGCCAGTAGTTATGTTAAATGCAGTTCAACCTAGTTTGTATGTTGACGCTTCAGTAGCTAACACCAATTCCAAGTATCTTACTGACTCAGGGTCATCAGTAACTATAGTTACCATAGAAGTGTATGAACAAATATCACCAGATAATAAGCCTGAGTTGAATAGAAGTAATTTGAGGTTATCAACAGCTTCAGGAAACAATCTAAAAGTGTATGGAAAGTGTGTTTGTAATTTTAGGATAGGAGACCGAGTCTTTACACAGGAGGTTGTAGTCGCTAAGTTGGAGGGACTTAGGGGTATTATTGGCATAGACTTCTTGAATAAGCATAAGGGGGAGATAAGCTTTGCGGAGAAAGTCCTCAGGTTGGGCAATTATAGGTGTAAATTGCAGCCTGTAGTGGCTACAGCCAATACTTGTGCCAGAATTAGGGTGAGAGAGACAGTCTCTATTCCTGAAAACAAAGAATGTTATTTTCCTGGTTATATTGATGGTGACATAGATGGAGAAGAAGGTATAGTGGAGTCAGTCAAAAATTTTGGGTGTAATGGTTTGTTGTTAGCCAAGACACTAGTTCAACCgaggaaaggaaaacaaattacCTTGTCGGTTTTGAATTTGTCGTCTCAGCCTGTTAAGTTGCTCGAAAATACGCAGGTAGCTACGGTAGAAGTGGTAGAAAAGGTCTATAGGACTGATGATGAGATAGTTGATAGTAACTTACCGGGCCATTTAGAACCACTGTTGGAAGGGGTGTCTGATAAGTTAGAAGACAAGGAAAAAGCACAAATAAAACAACTGCTTGTAGACTATCAAGATATATTTATGGGACCTGATGGGCAGTTGGGTCGTACACACTTAGGTGAACACCATATAGACACAGGACAGGCAGAGCCAATAAAAATACCAGCTCGTAGGATATCCTATGGTCAGAAACAAGTGGTTGAGGATGAGCttgataaaatgttgaaaagCGGGGTCATAGAACCTAGCAATAGCCCTTGGTCTGCTCCGGTTGTTTTGGTGACCAAGAAATGCGGGGCTGTTCGTTTTTGTGTAGATTATCGGCAACTTAATGCTGTTACTAAAAGGACGCTTATCCTCTTCCGCTTATTGATGACACACTAGATATGTTGCATGGTGCTAAGTGGTTCTCCACACTAGACTTAGCGAGTGGGTACTGGCAAGTGGGCATGGGAGAAAAGGATAAGGCTAAAACAGCATTTGCTACGCATAAAGGGCTGTACCAGTTTACAGTTATGCCGTTCGGATTGACCAACGCCCCAGCTACTTTTTCAAGAGTCATGGCCTTAGTTTTTAAGGATGGTATTGTGTGGTCTAAGTGTCTATGCTACTTGGAC
The nucleotide sequence above comes from Argopecten irradians isolate NY chromosome 1, Ai_NY, whole genome shotgun sequence. Encoded proteins:
- the LOC138309210 gene encoding uncharacterized protein; protein product: MSQGLGEPVFHSSGQGSENSSQGYVRQETPMQVQGNSSYYTGGSYNVKRKEKEPQSFDGKVNFRDFIIHFERVASWNQWNRYEQAQQLIMCLRGSALKVLSDLTLSQAGDYDILKDALLERFSPSGREFAYQCEFKSGRRENSESLMEFGDRLRTPSALAFPKSTGEEKDRCIVNQFIEVANTNSKYLTDSGSSVTIVTIEVYEQISPDNKPELNRSNLRLSTASGNNLKVYGKCVCNFRIGDRVFTQEVVVAKLEGLRGIIGIDFLNKHKGEISFAEKVLRLGNYRCKLQPVVATANTCARIRVRETVSIPENKECYFPGYIDGDIDGEEGIVESVKNFGCNGLLLAKTLVQPRKGKQITLSVLNLSSQPVKLLENTQVATVEVVEKVYRTDDEIVDSNLPGHLEPLLEGVSDKLEDKEKAQIKQLLVDYQDIFMGPDGQLGRTHLGEHHIDTGQAEPIKIPARRISYGQKQVVEDELDKMLKSGVIEPSNSPWSAPVVLVTKKCGAVRFCVDYRQLNAVTKRTLILFRLLMTH